In Pelmatolapia mariae isolate MD_Pm_ZW linkage group LG2, Pm_UMD_F_2, whole genome shotgun sequence, one DNA window encodes the following:
- the hs3st1 gene encoding heparan sulfate glucosamine 3-O-sulfotransferase 1, with amino-acid sequence MAALLLGLLLFAMQSPPIPSRPVADDDGGPPLPPTSSPADNGTTSHPNGTLQQLPHILIIGVRKGGTRALIEMLSLHSSVAAAQNEVHFFDWESHFQRGLPWYLSQMPYAFPDQLTVEKTPAYFTSSKVPKRIHQMNPDIKLLLILRDPTERVLSDYTQVFYNRLQKHKRYQPIESVLVKDGEINLGYKALNRSLYYVHMKNWLQYFPLESIHIVDGDELIRDPLPEMKKVERFLKLEPQIKASNFYFNKTKGFYCLRDHGRERCLHDSKGRAHPHVAPAILQKLYQFFHEPNKKFFELVGRTFNWK; translated from the coding sequence ATGGCAGCTTTGCTCCTTGGGCTGCTGCTTTTTGCAATGCAGTCCCCGCCAATCCCCTCCAGGCCAGTGGCCGACGACGACGGGGGGCCACCTTTACCTCCAACCTCATCACCCGCTGACAACGGGACCACCAGCCATCCAAATGGGACACTCCAACAACTTCCTCATATTCTAATTATTGGCGTGAGGAAGGGAGGAACACGGGCGCTGATTGAGATGCTCAGCCTGCACAGCTCGGTGGCTGCAGCTCAGAACGAGGTGCACTTCTTTGATTGGGAAAGTCACTTTCAGAGGGGCTTGCCTTGGTATCTCAGCCAGATGCCCTACGCTTTCCCCGACCAGCTGACGGTAGAGAAGACGCCGGCCTACTTCACCTCCAGCAAAGTCCCTAAACGCATCCATCAGATGAACCCTGACATCAAGCTGCTGCTTATCCTCAGAGACCCCACAGAGCGGGTGCTCTCGGACTACACCCAGGTCTTTTACAACCGTCTCCAGAAACACAAGCGCTACCAGCCCATCGAATCTGTGCTGGTGAAGGACGGTGAGATCAATCTGGGATACAAGGCTCTCAATCGCAGCCTTTACTATGTCCACATGAAAAACTGGCTGCAATACTTCCCACTGGAGAGCATTCATATCGTGGACGGGGATGAGTTGATCAGAGACCCCTTACCTGAGATGAAAAAGGTGGAGAGGTTCTTAAAGCTGGAgcctcaaataaaagcttcaaATTTTTACTTCAATAAAACTAAAGGATTCTACTGTTTGAGAGACCACGGGCGAGAGCGGTGTTTACATGATTCGAAAGGCAGGGCTCACCCTCACGTGGCTCCTGCCATCCTGCAAAAACTCTACCAGTTCTTTCATGAACCCAACAAGAAGTTCTTTGAGCTGGTGGGTCGAACATTCAACTGGAAATGA